Proteins found in one Tsukamurella paurometabola DSM 20162 genomic segment:
- a CDS encoding HIT family protein, giving the protein MVDESSDAHRDFGVGDGDESIERLWTPYRMRYLVDTPPVPEGSTAFLEIPKLADEDGLIVARGEHCYVVLNLFPYNPGHCMVVPYRQVADLEELTDDEAFELIKLTQKTIRVIKRISRPAAFNVGFNLGRSGGGSIAEHLHQHIVPRWPGDANYITVLSGTKVMPQLLGQTRALMAKAWEEV; this is encoded by the coding sequence ATGGTCGACGAATCCAGCGACGCACACCGCGATTTCGGTGTGGGTGACGGCGATGAGAGCATCGAACGGCTGTGGACGCCGTACCGGATGCGATACCTCGTCGACACCCCTCCCGTCCCCGAGGGCAGCACCGCCTTCCTGGAGATCCCCAAGCTGGCCGACGAGGACGGCCTCATCGTTGCCCGCGGCGAACACTGCTACGTGGTGCTGAACCTGTTCCCGTACAACCCGGGTCATTGCATGGTGGTTCCGTATCGTCAGGTCGCCGATCTCGAGGAGCTGACCGACGACGAGGCCTTCGAACTGATCAAGCTCACCCAGAAGACGATCCGAGTGATCAAGCGGATCTCTCGGCCCGCCGCGTTCAACGTGGGCTTCAACCTGGGCCGCTCGGGCGGTGGTTCGATCGCCGAGCACCTGCACCAACACATCGTGCCGCGCTGGCCCGGCGATGCGAACTACATCACGGTGCTCTCGGGCACTAAGGTGATGCCGCAGCTTCTGGGACAGACCCGGGCGCTCATGGCGAAGGCCTGGGAGGAGGTCTAG